From a region of the Candida albicans SC5314 chromosome 1, complete sequence genome:
- a CDS encoding pseudouridine synthase (Ortholog(s) have mRNA binding, pseudouridine synthase activity): protein MSSKEDYIIKPESVSPSNDTSQWPLLLKNYDKLLVRSGHYTPIPAGSAPLNRDIKSYVSSGVINLDKPSNPSSHEVVAWIKRILRVEKTGHSGTLDPKVTGCLIVCIDRATRLVKSQQGAGKEYVCIVRLHEQLKDDKELNRALENLTGALFQRPPLISAVKRQLRVRTVYDSKLIEFDNKRGLGVFWASCEAGTYMRTLCVHLGMLLGVGGHMQELRRVRSGAMSESDNLVTLHDVLDAQYVYDNTRDESYLRKIIQPLESLLVGYKRVVVKDSAVNSVCYGAKLMIPGLLRYEEGIELYDEVVLMTTKGEAIAIGIAQMSTVDLQSCDHGIVAKVKRCIMERDTYPRRWGLGPIAQKKKQMKADGKLDKYGRVNENTPENWKKDYKDLDEQPAPPIPESKLVAPEPQLPKKKSLIEEVEVDIDVEDKSEKKEKKDKKEKKEKKDKKEKKEKKDKKEKKRKAEDDSSKSEKKKKSKKD from the coding sequence ATGTCATCAAAAGAAGATTATATCATTAAGCCAGAATCGGTATCACCATCCAATGATACATCTCAATGgccattattattgaaaaattatgataaattattagttAGATCAGGACATTATACTCCTATTCCTGCTGGTTCTGCTCCATTGAATCGTGATATTAAATCATATGTATCATCAGGGGTTATAAATTTAGATAAACCTTCGAATCCATCATCTCATGAAGTTGTTGCTTGgattaaaagaattttaCGAGTAGAAAAAACTGGTCATTCCGGAACTTTAGATCCTAAAGTCACTGGTTGTTTAATTGTTTGTATTGATAGAGCCACTAGATTGGTTAAATCTCAACAAGGTGCTGGTAAAGAATATGTTTGTATTGTTAGATTACATGaacaattaaaagatgataaagaattaaatcGTGCTTTAGAAAATTTAACTGGGGCATTATTTCAAAGACCTCCATTGATTTCTGCCGTTAAAAGACAATTGAGAGTTAGAACTGTTTATGAttctaaattgattgaatttgataataaacgAGGATTAGGAGTATTTTGGGCATCTTGTGAAGCTGGTACTTATATGAGAACTTTATGTGTTCATTTAGGTATGTTATTGGGTGTTGGTGGCCACATGCAAGAATTACGTCGTGTTAGATCGGGTGCTATGAGTGAATCAGATAATTTAGTCACGTTACATGATGTTTTAGATGCTCAATATGTTTATGATAATACTAGAGATGAATCTTATTTAAGAAAAATCATTCAACCTTTAGAAAGTTTATTAGTTGGCTATAAAAgagttgttgttaaagATTCTGCTGTAAATTCTGTATGTTATGGTGCTAAATTAATGATTCCAGGTTTATTAAGATATGAAGAAGGAATTGAATTATACGATGAAGTTGTTTTAATGACTACTAAAGGTGAAGCCATTGCTATTGGTATTGCTCAAATGTCAACCGTTGATTTACAATCTTGTGATCATGGAATTGTTGCTAAAGTTAAAAGATGTATTATGGAAAGAGATACTTATCCAAGAAGATGGGGGTTAGGTCCAATTGctcaaaagaaaaaacaaatgaaagCTGATGGTAAATTAGATAAATATGGTAGAGTAAATGAAAATACTCCagaaaattggaaaaaagaTTATAAAGATTTAGATGAACAACCTGCTCCTCCAATTCCTGAATCTAAATTAGTTGCTCCAGAACCTCAAttaccaaagaaaaaatctttgattgaagaagttgaagttgatattgatgttgaagataagagtgaaaagaaagaaaagaaggataaaaaggaaaagaaggaaaagaaagataaaaaagagaaaaaggaaaagaaggataaaaaagagaaaaagagaaaagcTGAAGATGATAGTTCCAAGagtgaaaagaaaaagaaatctaaAAAGGATTAA